From Dendropsophus ebraccatus isolate aDenEbr1 chromosome 2, aDenEbr1.pat, whole genome shotgun sequence, a single genomic window includes:
- the CSRNP1 gene encoding cysteine/serine-rich nuclear protein 1, which translates to MSGLLKRKYEALEDDFTYSSSSSSPSSSATSSGGESDDEFNYSPRPLLSDFTPTSILKKAKRAKKNKVEFDRVLVFYFQRCQGFTSVPSRGGCTLGMRRKHDYSRQFTLEEFSREQLNRRREKLKERLKEEKLMALKNMFTKNGTIESEKANNLSIGDICDEDIDMTNAEIEDGFSPRMYPPKKRRALLKSEGVKKIDKSEKHELNEIRKSREDCGCDCQDYCEPETCSCNLAGIKCQRDHSTFPCGCTKDGCGNRNGRVEFNSSRVQTHFIHTVMKLELEEKRQNNNDDENDEAEMSFGCSSVESDEDEERTGPTTAASTTTTSAAPYHFNVDLEATSENSCSSDTTDSSSSSGQSDSSEGPFELASSSDKSQSDFEEDYLARILHFNDSEYEENSSDCQDNLSFFHNTDFFCDKVYESLYSSEKSASGLYSNSLSNISNCVDENANQGIDCFTDNEVSVAISTDSTVAQGEPVLKNYMDISLSSEAFDIPDETDYNFGPLYNSLNEYENLCSQQCLMTLLPGFTPATDPTASFLESLISSSESCGDNQYLEDALKSPSPFESLIA; encoded by the exons ATGAGTGGATTACTGAAACGCAAATATGAAGCATTGGAAGATGACTTCACCTACTCCTCATCCTCCTCGTCCCCTTCGTCATCGGCCACCTCTTCCGGAGGGGAATCGGATGACGAGTTTAACTACAGCCCCAGGCCGCTTCTGAGCGACTTTACCC cgACATCCATCTTAAAGAAGGCAAAGCGGGCGAAGAAGAACAAAGTTGAGTTTGATCGGGTGCTGGTCTTCTACTTCCAACGATGCCAAGGTTTCACAAGCGTGCCAAGTCGGGGTGGGTGCACTCTGGGAATGAGGCGAAAACACGACTACAGCAGGCAGTTCACATTGGAAGAATTTTCCAGGGAACAGCTGAACCGACGTAGAGAGAAACTAAAGGAGCGATTAAAAGAGGAGAAGCTCATGGCGCTAAAGAATATG ttTACAAAGAATGGTACAATAGAGTCAGAAAAGGCCAACAACCTCAGCATAGGCGACATCTGCGATGAAGATATCGATATGACAAACGCAGAGATCGAAGATGGTTTTAGCCCACGAATGTACCCTCCCAAGAAACGTCGGGCTTTGCTGAAGAGTGAAGGCGTGAAGAAGATTGACAAAAGCGAAAAGCATGAACTTAATGAAATCCGGAAATCGAGAGAAGACTGTGGCTGTGATTGCCAGGACTATTGTGAGCCAGAGACTTGTAGTTGCAACTTGGCTGGCATCAAATGTCAG AGAGACCATTCAACTTTCCCATGCGGATGTACCAAGGATGGATGCGGAAACCGAAATGGAAGAGTAGAATTCAATTCGTCCAGGGTACAGACCCATTTTATCCATACTGTTATGAAACTTGAGCTTGAGGAGAAGAGGcaaaataataatgatgatgagaaTGATGAGGCAGAAATGTCCTTTGGGTGCTCCTCTGTAGAATCTGATGAAGATGAAGAAAGGACTGGTCCCACCACTGCtgccagcaccaccaccacctctgctGCACCCTATCATTTCAACGTAGACTTAGAGGCAACAAGTGAAAACAGTTGCAGCAGCGACACAACGgacagctcctcctcctcgggTCAGAGCGACAGCTCTGAAGGTCCATTTGAACTTGCTTCTTCATCTGATAAATCCCAGTCAGATTTTGAAGAAGACTATCTGGCCAGGATCCTTCACTTCAACGACTCTGAGTACGAGGAGAACAGCAGTGACTGCCAGGACAACTTGAGCTTCTTTCATAATACAGACTTTTTCTGTGATAAGGTTTACGAATCCCTCTACAGCTCGGAAAAATCTGCCAGCGGATTGTACTCCAACTCTTTATCGAACATTTCAAATTGCGTGGACGAAAACGCAAACCAGGGTATTGATTGCTTTACGGACAATGAGGTATCTGTAGCCATCTCTACTGATTCTACTGTGGCACAAGGAGAGCCAGTCTTAAAAAACTATATGGATATCAGCCTTTCCTCGGAAGCCTTCGATATTCCTGATGAAACAGACTACAATTTTGGACCCCTTTACAATTCATTAAATGAATATGAAAACTTGTGTTCCCAGCAGTGTCTAATGACACTTCTCCCTGGATTTACCCCAGCTACGGACCCTACGGCGAGCTTCTTGGAGTCTTTGATAAGCTCTTCCGAGTCCTGTGGTGACAATCAATACTTAGAGGATGCCTTAAAATCACCATCTCCTTTTGAATCCCTCATCGCATAA